A single region of the Pseudomonas granadensis genome encodes:
- a CDS encoding alpha/beta hydrolase family protein produces the protein MSCQHTSEQNSESSQAVVTATVGEPFKETAADGYPLGGFTWRYTSPDSQRPVVIINAATSVRCRHYSRFAAYLFSHGFDVMTYDYRGIGESRSESIKGLRASWTDWGALDFQAMLERAQREFPGQPIDVVGHSFGGCAAGLAESGSVIRRLVTVGAQFAYWRDYAPEQRWRMFGKWHVVMPLLTQLCGYFPGKRLGWLEDTPTGVVRDWSTPAARFEQRPSGRALLRKTGALPFANVHAQTLAISISDDPYGTIPAIERLLDYFSNAAKIHLRIEPRNIGEQQVGHFAFFRSAYQATLWPIALTWLQTGALAPDTPGRQVPRS, from the coding sequence AACAGAACTCTGAGTCGAGCCAAGCGGTTGTCACTGCAACCGTAGGTGAACCTTTCAAGGAAACCGCCGCCGACGGTTATCCGCTCGGCGGTTTCACCTGGCGCTACACTTCGCCCGACTCGCAACGCCCGGTGGTCATCATCAACGCCGCCACGTCCGTACGCTGCCGTCACTATTCACGATTCGCGGCGTATCTGTTCAGCCATGGTTTCGACGTGATGACTTACGACTATCGCGGCATCGGTGAATCACGCAGCGAATCGATAAAAGGGCTGCGCGCCTCGTGGACCGATTGGGGCGCGCTGGATTTCCAGGCGATGCTCGAACGTGCGCAACGGGAGTTCCCGGGGCAGCCGATCGATGTGGTCGGCCACAGTTTCGGCGGTTGCGCGGCGGGGCTGGCCGAATCCGGGAGCGTCATCCGACGGCTGGTCACCGTCGGCGCGCAGTTCGCGTACTGGCGCGACTACGCTCCCGAACAGCGCTGGCGCATGTTCGGCAAATGGCATGTGGTCATGCCTTTGCTGACGCAGCTCTGCGGCTATTTCCCCGGCAAGCGCCTCGGCTGGCTGGAAGACACGCCAACAGGCGTTGTACGCGACTGGAGCACGCCTGCCGCGCGTTTCGAACAGCGCCCAAGCGGTCGCGCTCTGTTGCGGAAGACGGGTGCCCTACCCTTCGCCAACGTCCATGCACAAACTCTGGCCATCAGCATCAGCGACGACCCTTACGGCACGATCCCGGCCATCGAACGCCTGCTCGACTACTTCAGCAACGCGGCAAAAATTCACCTGCGTATCGAGCCGCGGAACATTGGCGAACAACAAGTCGGACATTTCGCCTTTTTTCGCAGCGCATACCAAGCCACACTATGGCCCATCGCTCTGACCTGGCTGCAGACCGGCGCACTGGCCCCTGACACACCCGGCCGGCAAGTCCCGCGCAGCTGA